From the Puniceicoccus vermicola genome, the window CCTTTCGGGAGCAGAGTGGGAGTTTGACGGAAAAGATCGGTATGGAAGTCGCTTTCATGTGGATCTTCAGATCAGGTTAAATGAGAGAGTGGGGCGCATCCGGACGCTTTGGATCGTTCGGAAAAACGAGAATAATCCTCGACTCACATCCTGTTTTATTCACCCTTAAAGAGAATGGAGGATGCAATTCAGCTTCTTGATGTAGTCGCATTGCTTCACGATTGCGGCGAACATGATTTGATTGCGGGTCAAGTCGGCACGGTCGTTGAAGTCTTGGCTCCTGGTGTCTTCGAGGTCGAGTTTAGCGATGAGGATGGGCGCACCTATGCGATGGTTGCGTTGAAGGAGAGCGAGCTGATGGAACT encodes:
- a CDS encoding DUF4926 domain-containing protein — encoded protein: MEDAIQLLDVVALLHDCGEHDLIAGQVGTVVEVLAPGVFEVEFSDEDGRTYAMVALKESELMELHYSPVAA
- a CDS encoding DUF6883 domain-containing protein, with the protein product MSPNHPRGKHKARVFETVLGISQDDWSLLEAAIRKSLSGAEWEFDGKDRYGSRFHVDLQIRLNERVGRIRTLWIVRKNENNPRLTSCFIHP